The Methanobacteriaceae archaeon genomic interval GTGGATTTAACTCGAGAAGAAGTAGATGTTCCAGTAGTAAGAGTGATTATTCCTGGAATGGAAGTATTTTCCGTAGATCCAGAAAGAGCTGGAGATAGGGTCTGTAAAATTATCTAAGTTTTAAATTTAGTTTTTTAAAATCATTTTATAGGCAAGATTAATTTTATTTTCTCATTTCATCTATTTTTTTAATAATTAATTTAATAATTTTTTCATATTTTTTGAGAATCTGTTACTTAGAAGATTAGTTATAGAAAATTGAAATTTATATTAACTAAAATTTTCAAACTAGTTAAATAATAATATTTTATTAATTTAATTGAGAGGGAATATGACTGCTTCAAAGAAAATAATAATTTTTACCGGGCCTTCCATTAGTATAGAAGAAGCATCTGAGATTTTAGAAGCGGAATATCGATATCCTATAAAACGAGGAGATATTTTAGAGGTTATTGCAGAATCGCCAGATGTAATTGGAATAATTGACGGAGTATTCCACCAACAACCCGCAGTTTCACACAGAGAAATACTGGAAGCACTTAATAAAGGAATTGTGGTGGTGGGTGGTTCTAGTATGGGTGCTTTGAGGGCTTCTGAGCTGGATGAATTGGGAATGATTGGAATAGGTTATGTTTATCAGCAGTATAAAAGCGGTGCCGTGGAATCAGACGATGATGTGGCGGTGATTTTAAATCCCCGAACACATGAACAACTTTCAGATTCATTGATTAGTATTGATTACAATTTAAAAAAGGCCAGAGATGCAGGAATTCTATCTGAGCAGGAACTTAAAAAATTACTAGATATTTCCAAATCCATATTCTACCCCAAAAGAACCTATGAAAAGGTTTTTAAAGAATCTAATCTTGATGAAAAAGTTATTGAGTCACTAAAACAATATATTCAAGAACATGAATATGACGTTAAAAGAAAAGACGCCATAGAAGTTTTAAAATACATTAAAAATAACTTATAGATTCAAATTAAAGATTATATCTTTTATAAATCGAGTATAATCCAAATATAATCATTTTAAAACTTAAAAAACTTTAAATT includes:
- a CDS encoding TfuA-related McrA-glycine thioamidation protein, encoding MTASKKIIIFTGPSISIEEASEILEAEYRYPIKRGDILEVIAESPDVIGIIDGVFHQQPAVSHREILEALNKGIVVVGGSSMGALRASELDELGMIGIGYVYQQYKSGAVESDDDVAVILNPRTHEQLSDSLISIDYNLKKARDAGILSEQELKKLLDISKSIFYPKRTYEKVFKESNLDEKVIESLKQYIQEHEYDVKRKDAIEVLKYIKNNL